In Halobacteroides halobius DSM 5150, the genomic window TTTTGCATTAGGATTACAGATGATGCCTGGTCTTCCCCAAAGTACTGTAGAATCTGATTTAAGAACTGGTAGAGAAATAATTGCTTTAACACCTGACTTTGTAAGAATCTATCCTACTTTAGTAATTAAAGGTACTAAATTAGAAGGTTTATATCAACAAGGAGATTACCAGCCACTTGTGTTATCCCAAGCAGTTGATTTAGTAGCTAGGCTAGTAGTTAAATTTAGAAAAGCTGCTATTCCTGTGATTAGAGTTGGTCTTCAACCATCTGAAGGGGTAAATAAAGATGAAGTTATAGCTGGACCATTTCATTCTTCCTTTAGACAACTAGTTGATTCTAAATTAATGTTAGATAAAGTAATAAAGCAAATTAAAGCGCAAAAGCTTGAAAAAATAACTGTAATAATTAATCCTAAGGATGAATCTAACCTAAGGGGCCAAAAAAATAAAAACTTAATCTATTTAAAAGAGAATTATGATCTAAAGCAGATTAATATTGAAGCAAGTAGAGCTTTAGCGCGAGGGGAAATTAAAGTTCTAACAGAATAAATTTTAATTTTATGCATAATCCTTTAAGTACTTGATTATAAATTAGGTGAAGGTGATAAATAAAGTACTTAAAGGAGGATTAAATATGGAAATGTTGAAAGTATCAGCAAATTCAAATCCTAAATCTGTAGCTGGAGCTTTAGCAGCAGTATTAAGAGAAGAAGGTAGTGCTGAATTACAAAGTGTTGGGGCAGGAGCAGTCAATCAAGCAGTAAAGGCAATTGCTATTGTGCGTGGTTTTGTAGCACCAAATGGTATGGATTTAATTACTATCCCGGCTTTTGTTGAAATTGAGATTGGTGGAGAAGAACGGACTGCTATTAAATTTATTATAGAACAACGTTAAATTTAAAAATAATGGCTAAATACAGGTACCTATCTACTATTATGTAGATAGGTTTTTATTTTCTTTAAATTTATGCTACAATTAGAATGTTAATGTGTAAAAGGAGGAAGCTAATGTTACTTAAAAATATAAAGATGAAAGGGTTTAAATCATTTGCCAACCAAGTAAAGTTAGATTTTGAACCAGCTACTACAGGGGTGATTGGCCCTAATGGCAGTGGAAAGAGTAATATTGCTGATGCGATTAGATGGGTGTTAGGTGAACAGAGTGCTAAAGCCTTACGGGGTAGTAAAATGAAGGATATAATCTTTGCAGGTAGTGAGCAAAGAAGACCTTTAAAAAAGGCCGAAGTTTCTTTAACCTTTGATAATAGTGATGGAGAGTTAGATATTGATTATAATACAGTTACTATTACTCGTAGAGTGAGTAAGGATGGTAGAAGTGACTACTTAATTAATAATAATAGATGCCGTTTAAAAGATATCAAAAGACTTTTGTTAGATACTGGAATGGGCAAGGACGCTTATTCTATTATTGGGCAAGGAAAAGTAGAGACTATTTTGAATGGACAAGCTACTGACCGGCGAGGATTATTTGAAGAGGCAGCAGGAATTAGTAAGCATAAGCAACGTAAAGAAAAAGCTGTTGATAAATTAGATAATACAAAACAAAATCTACAACGGATTGAGGATATAGTTAGTGAGATTGAGCGACAACTTGGCCCTTTAGAAAAAGACGCTAAAGATGCTAAAAAGTATAAAGAATTTGAAGCAGAATTAGAAGAGAAAGAAGTAAATTTGTTACTAAATAAATATGCTAATTTAGAAGAGAAGTTGGATGAAAAGATTGCTTTAAAACAACAGTTATCCTATAAATTAACCAATATTAAAGCAGAGGTTAGTGAATATGATTTAAAAATTAATAATTATAATGATCAAGTTGAGAAATTAAATATTGAGATTGAAGAAGATAGAAATCAATTATTTGGATTAAAAAGTAAAGTAGAGAGTTTAAAAAATAAATTAGAATTAGCTATAGAAAGAAAAGCAGATTTAGAGCAGCGAGAAGATAAATTAAAGAATGAAATTAAATCAGCAACAGAAAAAATTGATTTAGCTAAGGAAAAGATAGAAAAGAAAGAAAAGCAACAGCAAGAAACAACTCAATTATTAACTAAAAAGAAGACTTCTTTAGAGGCTAAAGAAGAAGTAAAGGACAAACTTGCGGCAAAGTTAGATGATAAATTAATTACTAAAGAAGAGACTAGAGACAATCATATCCAACAAGCTGATCAGATTAAAAAGCAACAGTATCAATTAGAAACAGTAAAGAAAGAACTTAATCGTTATCAACAACAGATTACTGGTTTAAGAAAAGAAAAAACAGAGTTAGATGCAAAAATACAAAAGCTTAAAACTGAAAAACAAACAGAAGAAAGCCAGTTAACGGAAATTAATAATAAATTAGACCAGTATCACAAAGAATTCAAAGAAAAAGAGGATTTAAAAGAAGAGCTAAAGACTAAATTTAAAGAATTAGATCAAAAACATACAAAATTAAAGAAAAAAGTTGATAATAAAAAATCAAGGTTAGAGGCTTTACAAGGTTTAGCAGAAAATTATTCTGGATATTATAAAGGAGTAAAAAGTCTTTTACAGGCAGCGGATAATAAAAAATTAGCAGGTATTTGTGGGGTTGTAGCGGAATTAATAGATGTGCCTAAAAAGTATGAAACAGCTGTTGAGATAGCTTTAGGTAGTGCTTTACAAAATATAATAGTAGAAAATAATAATGTAGGAGAAGAAGCAATTAATTATTTAAAGAAGGAAAGAAAAGGTAGAGCAACTTTATTACCACTAAATTTAGTTAATGCTCGTAGTTTAAGAGAGAAAGAAAAAAAGGCTTTAAAGATAGAAGGAGCAATTGGAGTAGCTACTGAATTAATTGATTATCAGACAAAATATAAGCCTGCTATTAAGAACTTATTAGGCCGAGTAATTATTGCTCAAAATATTAGTCAAGCCGTTAAAGTTTCTAAAGCTGCTAAACAAAGAGTTAAGGTTGTTACTTTAGATGGAGAAGTTGTTCGTCCTGGTGGAGCAATGACAGGTGGAAGTTATAATAAAAATAATAATTTATTAGGTCGTTCTCGAGAAATTGAGCAATTAGAGCAAGAAATAAAAAAATTAACTGCTCAATTAAAGCAAGTTGGAGATTTAGGAATAAAGAAAAAAGATAAACTAGTCGAGACTGAAAAAAGCTTGGCCCAAGTATCAGAAAAAATACATCAATTAGAAATAAAACAAACAACTACTAATAAAGACTATCAACAAATCAGTGAACAAGTTAATCGCCTACAAGATAGATTATCAGTCAAAGTAAGTAAAATTAATCAATTTAAAAAAGAAATATCTGCTTTAGAAACTAAAAAAGATAAGTTAGTAAAGAATTTAAACCAATCAAATATAACAGATAATCTAGAAACTGTAATGACTAAATTAGAAAAAGAAATTGAATTATTAGAAGAGGATAAAGAAAAGATGAATGGTCAAATTACTAATCTTAAAGTAGAGATTGCCTCTTTAGAGCAACAGCAAAATCAAATTAAGGAAGATATTGCTAACCAAGAACAGTTAATTAATCAATATAAAGGTGAAATTAAAGAAAAAGAGTCTGTTATTAAAAGAATAAAAGAGAAAATTAATCAATTAGCAAATAAAAGGACAAAGCTATCATCTCAAAAGCAGAAAAAAACGGAACAAGTAACTAAGATAGGGGATAACTTAAGTAAACTCCAAGATGAAAAGAAAGTGATTAAACAAAAAATTAGACAAGCTCAAAAAGAATCCAAGGCAGTTAGAGAAAAACTAGAAAAGATACAAGAAGAATTTAATCAAGTTAAAGTAGATTTAGGCCAGCTTAAAGTAAAATTAGGCAATATCGAAGATAAATTAGAAACTGAGTATGAATTAGATATTTATGATAAATTAGATAATAGAGTAGTGATTGAAAATTATAATCAAGTTGAAGAAAAGATAAAAAAATTAAAGAAAAAAATGAAAAGTTTAGAACCTGTTAATTTAGCAGCTATAACAGAATATAAAAACTTAAACAAAAGATATGACTTTTTACAAGAGCAACATCAAGATCTAATAAAAGCTAAAGAGTCACTACAGCAAGTTATTGCTGAGATTGATCAAGAAATGGAAGAAAAGTTTTTTGCTACTTTTAAAGATGTTAAAAAGGAGTTTGAAACCATCTTCGTAGATTTATTCGAAGGGGGAGAAGCTGAATTAATTTTGACTGATCGAGATAACCTATTAGAAACTGAGATAGAAATTAATGCTCAACCACCGGGGAAGAAACTCCAGAAGTTGTCTTTAATGTCAGGGGGAGAAAAAGCATTAACTGCTACTGCTTTAATTTTTGCTTTATTAAAGATTAATCCAAGCCCTTTTTATATTTTAGATGAATTAGATGCTCCATTAGATGATGCTAATGTTAATAGATTTGCTAGTTACTTGCAGGAGTTATCAGATAAAGCCCAGTTTATTATAATTACCCATAGAAAAGGAACAATGAAGGTATTAGATGCTTTATATGGAGTAACTATGGAGGAATCAGGAGTTTCTAAGCTTGTTTCTTTAAAGTTAAATGATCTAAAGGATTATTAAGGTATATAATTTATTGTATTTGAGAAAATAAAATAGTAAAGAAGGTGAAATAATGAGAATAAAAGGAATAGCTGATTTTATAGTAGAAGATATGGTTAAACGAGGCAATCATTTAAGTCAAGGGCGTCCTGTAGGAGCTCTTGGTTTTATTAATGAGCAGGGCTATATAGATGCTATTAGTGAGTTGGTGGATGGAGGTATTTCAGGGCTACCCCAAAGAATGATGTTATCTAGATTAGTTAAAACAGAAGGAAAATCATTATTAGAAGCACTTAATCAACTACCAGATAATATAGTAATCATTATTACTAACCCTGGTAAAACAGGAATTATTGTTGATACTGGTGGGATTAATATTTTTGGTTGTCCTATTGTTAAGATTGGAGTTAAAATGGGCCAACCTGCTGGAGTAGGAGCAATTTATCCTAAGGAAGATTATTTTAAATTAGCTACTCAAGCAGAAAAGATTCAGATAAAGCGTTTAACAGCTAAAACTATGGAAGAAGAACGGGAAATATTAAGAAAAATGTCCCAAAGAAAGCTAAAGTACCTAGAAATTTGTGAAGAATTAGAAATAGTTGATTTAGAGAAAAGAGATTATAAATTTAAAGTACCACCTACGAAAGAGTGGCAAATACCACGTGTTGAAGTTAATTCTTTAGATGAGGATTTTGCTAAGAGTCTAGTGGAGAAATCTCTTGAAGTAGAGCGCGGACGTGAAGTTGCAGCTATTGGAAAAATTAAAGATGGACATGTTCTACAACAGGGTGAGATTGTAGTAGGAGGAATGGGTTATGTCCCTTCTCGAATGTTAGCATCTAGTTATACTGATATATCTGGGATTTCTTTGCGTGAAGCTTATCAGACAAAAATTCCACATGATGTAGTAATTGTTCATACTCATCCAGGAGCAACAGGTGTGATGCACATGGGAGATGCTATGGCTGGCCCTGGAACTTGGGGACGCCCTATAATAGCTATTGGACATGATAAAGAAGGGGAGATTAAAGGAGCTACTACACTTGAATTAGCTCCTAAGATAGCAGAGTTAGCAGATGAATATGAAGAGGTAGGCCAAAGGTTTTATCAGGCAGAAACTCCAACTGAAGAAGCTAAGATTAGAAAAAGAAGGTTTGGAATCGCTCAAGAATATACAGATTTATGTAAGCCAATTGAGATTATATAGGGGGGATACTATGCTAAAAAAGATTTTTAATTTTGGTAAAGATAAAGAAGAGGAAGACCAGCCCAAAGAAGTAGCTAACAATGAAGAATCTTCTGAAGAAGAAGCAGGATTATTTGGTAGATTAAAGAAAGGTTTAAGTAAGACAAGAAGAGGATTTGTCTCTCAAATTCAGGGTTTGTTTAAAGGTTACTCTAGTATTAATGAGGAATTATTTGAGGATTTAGAAGAAATTTTAATTCAAGCTGATGTCGGGGTTCATACTACAATGAAATTAGTAGAGAATTTAAAAGAAAGGGCCGATGAAGAAAAGATTAAAGATCCTTCTCAATTGATGGGATTACTAAAAGATGAACTAACAGAATTATTAAATGCTGAAGGGGGAATTGAAACTCAGGATAAACCAACTGTGTTGATGGTTGTAGGTGTTAATGGTGTTGGTAAAACAACTACCATTGGTAAAATAGCTAAACGGGCCAAAAATGCAAATAAAAAGGTATTGTTAGCAGCAGGAGATACATTCCGAGCGGCAGCTATTGAACAATTACAAGCCTGGGCTGCTGAGGTAGGAACAGAGCTTATATCCCATCAAGAAGGAGCAGATGCAGCGGCTGTAGCTTATGATGCTGTTCAAGCTGCAAAATCAAGAGACAATGATTTATTGATTGTTGATACAGCTGGTCGACTTCATACTCAAGAAAATTTAATGGAAGAGCTAAAAAAGGTTAAAAAAGTAATCACTAGAGAAGCAGGAGATGAGATGCGGGTAGAAGTATTGTTAGTATTAGATGCTACCACAGGTCAAAATGCAGTCTCCCAAGCTAAAAAGTTTGACCAAGCTGTTGATGTAGATGGGATTGCTTTAACTAAATTAGATGGGACTGCTAAGGGTGGAGTAGTTATTTCAGTTACAGAGGAGTTAGATATTCCAATTAAATTAATTGGAGTAGGAGAAGATGTAGCAGATTTACAGGATTTTGAGGTAGATTCTTTTATTGCAGCTTTATTTGATGAAAGAGCGTTAACTGCTTGACATAGAAAAGAAAGTGTGTTATATTATTCTTCGGTGTTAAGTTAAAATACTTAACGGTTAAGTTGATAATTGTAGGTGATTTGGTGTTAGATTTAGATAGAGTAGTTACAGTGGGGAGATTATTTAGTCTATATGGTCCTCTATTAACTGATAAACAACAAAAATTAGTAAAACTTTATTATTATCAAGATTTATCCTTAGGAGAGATTGCTCAGCAACAAGATATTACTCGTCAGGCAGTTTATGATAATCTAAAGCGTGCTGAAGAAGCTTTAAAAAAATATGATAAGAAATTACAGTTAACTACTTATTATGATGCATTGGAAAATGAAACAGATAAATTAGCTAGTGTTATAGATCAGATTCGCCCCAAGCTAGATGCAAAAGAGATAAAGAAATTAGAAGATATTTTGGTTCGATTAGAGACTTATCAAGAGGGGGAGTTAGAATGATCTTTGAAGGGTTATCTGAAAAATTACAAAATGCTTTTGATAAATTAAAAGGAAAAGGTAAGTTATCCGAAGATGATGTTAAAGCTGCTTTAAGAGAAGTAAAGTTAGCTTTATTAGAGGCAGATGTAAATTATAAAGTTGTTAAGGGTTTTATTAGTAAAATTGAAGAGCGGGCAGTTGGTCATGAAGTATTAGATAGTCTAACCCCTGCTCAACAAGTTATTAAGATAGTTAATGAAGAATTAACAGATTTAATGGGAGGAACGCAAAGTAAAATCAGTTTTGCTTCTAATCCGCCTACAGTAATAATGATGGCAGGATTACAAGGTGCTGGTAAAACGACTACTGTTGGTAAATTGGCTAAACAGCTTAAGAACCAAGGGAAGAACCCTTTATTAGTAGCTGGAGATATTTATAGGCCGGCTGCTATTAAGCAATTACAGGTATTAGGTGATCGGTTAGATCAACCCGTATTTAGTATGGGTGATAAACAAAGTCCTGTTGATATTGCTAAAGCTGCTATTAATAATGCAGAGTCAAATGGTCATGATGTAGTAATTATAGATACTGCTGGTCGATTGCATATTGATGAAGAGTTAATGGATGAGCTTAAGCAAATTAAAAGTGAAGTAATTCCACATGAGATTTTATTAGTTGTTGATGCTATGACTGGTCAAGATGCTGTGAATGTAGCAGAAGAATTTGATGATGCCCTAGGAGTAGATGGTGTTGTTTTAACTAAGCTAGATGGTGATGCTCGTGGTGGTGCAGCTTTATCTATTAGTTCAGTAACTGGCAAACCAATTAAATTTGTTGGTACCGGAGAAAAGCTGGATAATCTAGAACCTTTCCATCCAGATAGAATGTCTTCTCGTATCTTAGGTATGGGAGATGTTTTAAGCTTAATTGAAAAGGCCGAAGAACAGATGGATGAGGAAAGGGCCAAAGAATTAGAACAAAAACTACGTGAGAAAAAGTTCACTCTAGAAGATTTTTTAGACCAGTTAGAACAGGTTCGAAATATGGGACCACTTGATGAAATATTAGGTATGATTCCTGGTGCAGGAAAACAGCTAAAAAATCTTAATATGGATGAAAAACAATTAGATTACATTGAAGCAATAATTAATTCTATGACAATAGAGGAACGTCGTAATCCAGAGATAATTAATGGAAGTCGGCGACGTAGAATTGCTGCAGGTAGTGGAACTTCAGTGCAACAAGTTAATCGCTTATTAAAGCAATTTAAACAGACGAAAAAAATGATGGACCAGCTAGGAGATGCTCAAAAAGGAATGGCAGGTAAATTGAAAGGAAAGATGAACTTGCCTTTCTTTTAGATAAATTAAACGTTATCAAACAAAGGAGGTGACAAAAATGGCAGTTAAGATTAGATTAAAAAGAATTGGTTCAAATAGAAATGCTGCTTATAGATTAGTAGTTACTGATTCTAGAAATCCTCGTGATGGGAGATTTATTGAAGAAATAGGTTCTTATGATCCTACTACTGAGCCTGAAACTATAAAGATTAAGGAAGAAAAGGCTTTAGAATGGCTACAGAATGGTGCTAAGCCTTCTGATACTGTTCGTAATCTGTTTAGTGGGGAAGGAATTATGAAGAAATTTGATGAATTAAAGAAATAAATTAGAGCATGGAGGTGCTCTATTTGAAAGATCTATTAGAGCTAATAGCTAAAAATATTGTAGATAACCCTAGTGAAGTTAAAGTAACTAAGGTTGAAGGTTCTCAATCAGTTATTTTAGAATTAGAAGTTGCTGATGAAGATATGGGAAAAGTTATAGGTAAAAAAGGGAGAATTGCTAAAGCAATTCGAACTGTAGTTAAAGCAGCAGTAACTAAAAAGAAGAAAAGGGTTATTGTAGAAATCATACAATAATTAATTAGAAGGCTAGAGTGCAAACTCTAGCCTTTTGTTAATTATAATAATTCTAAAGTTATTTAGAGGTGAAGTTAGATGGCAGAAAAATTAATTACAATTGGGAAAATAACCCGGCATCAAGGGAATAAAGGTGAAGTTAGAGTTAAAGCGTTGACTGATTTTCCTGAGCACTTTAAAGAGTTGAAAGAAGTTTATTTAGTTAAAAGAAATAATAAGGTCAAGGTTGAAATAGAGAATGTTAGATATCATAAAGGATTTGTGATTTTAAAATTTATTAATTTTGATGATATAGGAAAGGCTATTGAGTATAAAGATTATGATATTAAAATTTTTGAAAGTGATACTAAAGATTTAGAAGAAGGTAGTTATTATTTATATCAAGTCATAGGATTAGAGGTATATACTAATGATAATGATTATTTAGGCAAGGTGGAAGATATTTTAGAAACCGGAGCTAATGATGTTTATATAGTTAATAATAAAGAAGAAGAATTATTGATACCTGCACTGAAGGATGTGATAAAAGAAATAGATCTAGACAATAATAAAATGGAAGTTGAGCTACCAGCAGGTCTAAGATAGGGGGCTAATATGAAATTTGATATCTTGACTTTATTTCCAGATATGTTTGATGGGGTTTTAAATTCTAGTATTTTAAAACGAGCTCAAAAAGAAGGACTGATTAATTTTAATATTACAGATATTCGTAATTATTGTGAAGATAAACATAATCAAGCTGATGATTATCCTTATGGTGGGGGAGTAGGAATGGTACTTAAACCAGAGCCAATTTTTAAGGCCGTTAATGATCTTCAATTAGCAGATTCACAGACCCCAGTAGTTTTTTTAACTCCTCAAGGGAAGACGTTTGATCAATCATTAGCTAAAGACTTAGTAAAAAAAGATCGCCTAGTTTTATTATGTGGTCATTACGAAGGAGTTGACCAACGGGTAAGAGATGAGCTAGTAACACATGAGGTATCTATTGGTGATTATGTTTTAACAGGAGGAGAATTACCAGCTATGGTATTAGTAGATGCTATTTCTAGATTAGTTCCGGGAGTAGTAGGTAGTTCAAAATCTGTAATCCAAGATTCTTTTTACCAAGGATTATTAGATTATCCTCAGTATACTAGGCCTCAAGAGTATAATAGTTTAGAGGTGCCTCAGGTATTATTAAGTGGAAATCATGCTAAAATTGATCGTTGGAGAAGAAAGAAAGCTTTGGAAAAGACCTTAGTTAAACGACCTGATTTATTAAAAGAAGAAGAATTATCAAATAAAGATAAAAATCTCTTAGAAGAAATTAAAAAAGAGCTGGGAAAGGAGTGTCAAGATGGGCCAATCTAATTTATACTTAGCCTTGTTACATTACCCAGTTTATAATAAGAATATGGAAGTGATTACTACAACTGTTACTAACCTTGATTTACATGATATTGCTCGGGCTAGTAGAACTTATAATTTAAAACAGTATTATGTTGTTAATCCTTTAGAATCCCAACAGAAAATGGTAAATCGAATGAATGAGTATTGGTCTAGTGATTTTGGGGCAGAATATAATCCTGACCGTAAAGAGGCATTTAATGTAATTCAAGTTGAAAGTGAACTTGATGATGTAATTGCAGATATTAAAGCAAGAGAGGGCCAAGAACCAATAGTAATTAGTACTGATGCTCGAACTTATCCTAATACAATAAGCTTTTCTAAATTAAAAACTGATATCCAAAAGGAAGAAAGCCCTTATCTTTTGATGTTAGGGACTGGTTGGGGCTTAACTAAAGAAGTGATGAATTCAGCTGATTATATTTTAGAACCAATATCTGGTGTAGGAGATTATAATCACTTATCAGTTAGAAGTGCAGCTTCTATTATGCTTGATAGATTGTTAGGTTCACGGTAGTCTCTTTTTATTCTCTTGTCAAAGATATATTTATGTGTTATAATTATTTTCGTGTAAAAAAACGGGCGGTCCTCTGTTTAATAGGTTAACTCTTATTAGATAAGAACGTTTCGAAAAGGGAGGAAATAGAAATGAATTTAGTTGATGTAGTTGAACAAGAACAGATGAAAGAGGATGTAACAGAATTTAATCCTGGAGATACCGTAAAAGTACACTATAAGGTAGAAGAAGGCGGGAAAGAAAGAATTCAGATTTTTGAAGGTGTTGTAATCAAGCGTCAAGGTGGAGGAATTCGTGAAACATTTACTGTAAGAAAGACATCATTTGGTGTTGGTGTTGAGCGTATATTCCCATTACATTCTCCAAAAGTTGATAAAATTGAGCTTGTTAGAGAAGGAGATGTTAATCGAGCTAAACTATATTACCTTAGAGAACGAAAAGGTAAAGCAGCTCGAGTTAAAGCAAAAAGAAGAAACCGAAGATAATATATCTTACTTAAGAAAGGGACTGGTCTTAAAGGCCTGTCCCTTTTTTACATAATTAGCAGTTTTATTTTAAATGTATAAAAATAATTATTAGGTTCATAAATAGTAATATAGTTGTTTTAATTTTAAATGACCTATGCTTGATATTAAAAGTGAGGGATAAAATGATAAAAGAATATCTAGAGTCTATATTCTGGGCGATTATAATATCAATATTTTTAATTGTTTTTGTAGTACAGGCCTTTTATATTCCCTCTGGTTCTATGCGTCCTACTTTACAGCCAGGAGATAGAATTCTTGTTAATAAATTAATTTATAGATTTAGAGATCCAAAACGAGGAGAAGTAATCGTATTTAAGTATCCAGTTAATCCTAACCGAAAGTTTATAAAGCGTGTAATAGGACTACCTGGTGATACAATTAAGATTGTTGATGGTAGAGTGTATGTTAATGGTAAACCTTTAGAAGAGGATTATACTTTAGAAAAATCGTATACTGATTATCCAGCAATTAAAATTCCTGCTAATAACTATTTTGTGTTAGGGGATAATCGAAATAATAGTAAGGATAGTAGATTTTGG contains:
- a CDS encoding RNA methyltransferase, whose protein sequence is MGQSNLYLALLHYPVYNKNMEVITTTVTNLDLHDIARASRTYNLKQYYVVNPLESQQKMVNRMNEYWSSDFGAEYNPDRKEAFNVIQVESELDDVIADIKAREGQEPIVISTDARTYPNTISFSKLKTDIQKEESPYLLMLGTGWGLTKEVMNSADYILEPISGVGDYNHLSVRSAASIMLDRLLGSR
- the rplS gene encoding 50S ribosomal protein L19, with the translated sequence MNLVDVVEQEQMKEDVTEFNPGDTVKVHYKVEEGGKERIQIFEGVVIKRQGGGIRETFTVRKTSFGVGVERIFPLHSPKVDKIELVREGDVNRAKLYYLRERKGKAARVKAKRRNRR
- the lepB gene encoding signal peptidase I; this encodes MIKEYLESIFWAIIISIFLIVFVVQAFYIPSGSMRPTLQPGDRILVNKLIYRFRDPKRGEVIVFKYPVNPNRKFIKRVIGLPGDTIKIVDGRVYVNGKPLEEDYTLEKSYTDYPAIKIPANNYFVLGDNRNNSKDSRFWGFVPRENIIGKATVIFWPLNRINFIGGINNDYSVVSRTYG